A single region of the Flavobacteriales bacterium genome encodes:
- a CDS encoding helix-turn-helix transcriptional regulator — protein MSNITFGDYIRKRREEIELPLRKIAAYIDIDTSTLSKVERGERPASPDYLKPLSEILELDLKEVQTTYIADKITKDFGGLEHLSEGLKEAEKQIKRKKDNVI, from the coding sequence ATGAGCAACATAACATTTGGTGACTATATCAGAAAACGAAGAGAAGAAATAGAACTTCCATTGCGGAAGATTGCTGCTTATATCGACATTGACACATCAACCCTGAGCAAAGTTGAACGTGGTGAAAGACCTGCATCACCAGACTATTTAAAACCACTTTCTGAAATCTTGGAACTGGACTTGAAAGAGGTGCAAACAACTTACATAGCAGACAAAATCACAAAGGACTTTGGTGGGTTAGAACATTTAAGTGAAGGACTAAAAGAAGCGGAAAAGCAGATAAAACGCAAAAAAGATAATGTCATCTAA
- the polA gene encoding DNA polymerase I has translation MSDKKLFLLDAYALIFRAYYAFIKNPRITSYGLNSSAIFGFTNTLLDVLQNQKPTHIAVVFDHKSENVRKQEFDFYKANRDETPEDIKLSEPYIRQIIEAFNIPILEAEGYEADDVIGTLAKKAEAEGYITYMMTPDKDFGQLVTEKSLIYKPGRSGGEVEIMGPKEVCEKFDLDNTNQIIDYLGLMGDAVDNIPGVPGVGPKTASTLLKQYGSMENIYENTHELKGKLKERIEENKEQAFMSKRLATILLDAPVDFDPTSLILEDPNKEKIKSVFEKLEFKTLFKRVLGESPEFIANGGQQSLFGDLPTTNTTTTAAKVVTQMAGIKTIEETTHSYHLTDTSEKRKELLSKLLQQTTVCLDTETSDLDPLLARILGCSFSFEKGSGYYVPFPENQEECRLILEEFTPFFSNPTIEKVLQNAKYDIRILWNYGIEIKGQIFDTMLAHYLLEPDQRHSMDVLSEQYLGYKPISITELIGKKGKNQLSFDTVSIEKAKEYAVEDADITLQLKATFDPMLQNEDLRKVYDRVEAPLIPVLGRMETEGVRVDTDFLANYSVELEKETVGIEKEIYQQAGLKFNIASPRQLGEVLFDHLKLDNNAKKTKTGQYKTDEDTLQKLADLHALPKLILEYRHNQKLKSTYVDAIPKLVNPKTGRVHTSFAQAVAATGRLSSNNPNLQNIPIRTEKGREIRKAFIPKDDEHILLAADYSQIELRIVASMSQDPGMMEAFKNGLDIHTATAARVFGVKPDEVTKDQRYKAKSVNFGLIYGQGASGLSQNLKIKRSEASALIDAYFDQFAGIKKYMDDTINFCRDHGYVQTIIGRKRKIRDINSQNRTVVGFAERNAINAPIQGSAADMIKLAMINIDRVLTGQNFKSKMILQVHDELLFDVHLSELDKIKTLIKPLMEHAMPLSVPTVVEIGQGQNWLEAH, from the coding sequence ATGTCAGACAAAAAATTATTTCTGCTTGATGCCTATGCCTTGATTTTTCGAGCGTATTATGCGTTTATAAAAAACCCAAGAATTACTTCGTATGGATTAAACTCATCGGCAATTTTTGGTTTCACCAATACGCTGCTGGATGTGCTTCAAAACCAAAAACCAACGCACATAGCCGTGGTTTTTGACCACAAGTCAGAGAACGTTCGTAAACAGGAGTTCGATTTTTACAAAGCCAACCGAGATGAAACACCAGAAGACATAAAGCTGTCCGAACCATACATTCGGCAGATTATCGAAGCGTTTAACATTCCGATTTTGGAGGCCGAAGGCTATGAGGCCGACGACGTGATTGGTACCTTGGCAAAAAAGGCCGAAGCCGAAGGCTACATCACCTATATGATGACTCCGGATAAAGATTTTGGCCAGTTGGTAACAGAAAAATCGTTGATTTATAAACCGGGAAGAAGCGGCGGAGAAGTTGAAATAATGGGTCCGAAAGAGGTGTGCGAAAAATTTGATTTGGACAACACCAACCAAATAATTGACTATTTGGGCTTGATGGGCGATGCCGTTGATAATATTCCGGGTGTACCCGGCGTGGGGCCAAAAACGGCAAGTACGCTACTAAAACAATACGGTAGCATGGAAAATATTTATGAAAACACCCACGAACTAAAAGGAAAACTGAAAGAGCGTATTGAAGAAAATAAAGAGCAGGCCTTTATGAGCAAACGACTGGCCACCATTTTGTTAGATGCTCCGGTGGATTTTGACCCTACTAGTTTGATATTGGAAGACCCAAACAAAGAGAAAATAAAATCAGTATTTGAAAAGCTGGAGTTTAAAACACTGTTTAAACGTGTTTTAGGCGAAAGCCCTGAATTTATAGCCAATGGCGGACAACAGTCGTTGTTTGGCGATTTGCCCACCACCAACACCACCACAACTGCCGCCAAAGTGGTGACGCAAATGGCAGGAATAAAAACGATCGAAGAAACCACACACAGCTACCATTTAACTGACACAAGTGAGAAGAGAAAAGAATTGTTGAGCAAATTGCTGCAACAAACCACCGTTTGTTTAGATACCGAAACCTCTGACCTCGACCCGTTATTAGCTCGCATCCTCGGTTGTTCTTTTTCGTTTGAAAAAGGTAGCGGATACTATGTTCCTTTTCCAGAAAATCAGGAGGAATGTCGGTTGATTTTGGAAGAATTTACTCCATTTTTCTCCAACCCAACCATTGAAAAAGTGCTGCAAAATGCCAAATACGACATACGAATCTTGTGGAATTATGGCATTGAAATAAAAGGTCAGATTTTTGACACCATGTTGGCTCATTATCTGTTGGAGCCAGACCAACGGCACAGTATGGATGTGCTCTCGGAACAATACTTGGGATACAAACCCATTTCGATAACCGAACTGATTGGTAAAAAAGGTAAAAATCAATTGAGTTTTGATACTGTTTCGATAGAAAAAGCCAAAGAATATGCGGTGGAAGATGCAGACATTACACTTCAATTGAAAGCAACTTTTGACCCTATGCTGCAAAACGAAGATTTACGAAAGGTTTACGACCGAGTAGAAGCTCCTCTTATTCCGGTGCTGGGCCGTATGGAAACTGAAGGAGTAAGAGTCGATACCGACTTTTTGGCTAACTATTCGGTGGAACTTGAAAAAGAAACCGTAGGCATAGAAAAAGAGATATACCAACAGGCAGGATTAAAGTTTAACATTGCCTCCCCGCGTCAGTTGGGCGAAGTGCTGTTTGATCATTTAAAATTAGATAACAATGCCAAAAAAACAAAAACTGGTCAGTACAAAACCGATGAAGATACACTGCAAAAACTAGCTGACTTGCATGCTTTACCAAAACTTATTTTAGAATATCGACACAATCAAAAATTAAAAAGTACGTATGTAGATGCTATTCCGAAATTGGTAAACCCCAAAACCGGCAGAGTGCATACCAGCTTTGCCCAAGCTGTGGCCGCCACCGGACGACTCAGCAGTAACAACCCGAACCTACAAAACATCCCAATCAGAACAGAAAAAGGGCGTGAAATAAGAAAAGCATTTATTCCAAAAGATGACGAACATATTTTGTTAGCCGCAGATTATTCGCAAATAGAATTGCGAATTGTTGCCTCCATGAGCCAAGATCCGGGTATGATGGAAGCTTTTAAAAATGGATTAGACATTCACACGGCCACGGCGGCACGCGTTTTTGGTGTAAAACCAGACGAGGTGACAAAAGACCAGCGTTATAAAGCAAAAAGTGTAAACTTCGGTTTGATTTATGGTCAGGGTGCTTCCGGTCTTTCTCAAAACCTAAAAATTAAACGCAGTGAGGCAAGTGCACTAATCGATGCGTATTTCGACCAGTTTGCCGGAATTAAAAAGTATATGGATGATACCATCAACTTTTGTAGAGACCACGGTTACGTGCAAACCATTATAGGCAGAAAACGAAAGATTAGAGACATAAACTCTCAAAACAGAACTGTGGTTGGCTTTGCCGAACGAAACGCCATCAATGCCCCAATTCAAGGCTCGGCAGCAGACATGATAAAGTTGGCAATGATAAACATCGACCGTGTATTGACTGGTCAAAACTTCAAATCAAAAATGATTTTGCAGGTGCATGACGAATTGCTTTTTGATGTTCATTTAAGCGAATTAGACAAGATTAAAACCCTCATCAAACCACTGATGGAACATGCCATGCCATTAAGTGTTCCTACAGTGGTTGAAATAGGCCAAGGTCAAAACTGGTTAGAAGCACATTAG
- a CDS encoding glutathione peroxidase, with protein sequence MNNYTSIYDFKLLALNGKDTINLGDFKGKYMLFVNVASKCGYTPQYEGLQALYEARKDSLIIVGLPCNQFGLQEPGNSAEIDSFCRLNYGVTFPLTEKVDVKGENQHPLYKWLTNKDFNGLDNFEVDWNFNKFLVAPDGRLLARFSSKVQPESEEIANYLK encoded by the coding sequence ATGAATAATTACACATCAATATACGACTTTAAACTTTTGGCCTTAAACGGAAAGGATACAATAAATTTAGGGGATTTTAAGGGCAAATACATGCTTTTTGTGAATGTCGCCAGCAAGTGTGGCTACACGCCTCAATACGAAGGATTACAGGCCTTGTATGAGGCTCGTAAAGATTCTTTGATTATCGTGGGTTTGCCATGCAATCAATTTGGGCTTCAGGAACCTGGAAACAGTGCCGAAATAGATTCTTTTTGTCGTTTAAACTACGGTGTAACTTTTCCTCTTACTGAAAAGGTTGACGTGAAAGGTGAAAACCAGCATCCATTGTATAAATGGTTGACAAATAAAGATTTTAACGGTCTAGATAACTTTGAGGTGGACTGGAACTTTAATAAATTTCTTGTTGCTCCTGATGGAAGGTTGTTGGCACGATTTTCATCAAAGGTTCAACCAGAGAGTGAGGAAATAGCGAACTATCTGAAATAG